Genomic window (Culex pipiens pallens isolate TS chromosome 3, TS_CPP_V2, whole genome shotgun sequence):
TACATATTTAGTCCTTGATCTTGTGTAGGGTTCACTGTGTGGCACAGTTTATTTAATTGTGGGAAATGCAGTTGTGTTCTATGTTCTAAAGCCGCAATTCTTCGAATTAATCTTTGTGGGGGGTGGCTAAAGAAGCAAGTCGACCAGTACAGGTCGCTTTAATAGGcatcaatttaacaatttctaAACCGCACTCTAGTCTCACTGAACGGGAATGACTTGCCGTGCTCCTAATTCTTGACAGTTTCTCCTTTCTTCGGTTGTGTCATCAGCGCTGACACGTTCTGGCCCGGGGGAGAGATCAACGAAAGATCTAGCTCACCGGGGGGCTTGCTCGTATGGTCATCTGCTTCAGCAACAATCCCCGACCCGTATTGCTGGTCACCTGGTCCAGCTGTACCTCCATTTCGTACCTCGAGCAATGCCAATCGAACCACCGGGCGTGTCAGCACTCCAGCCGATGTCTGAACTCTCGCGCTGCGAATCCTACCGTCTTTTCCAGGAAGCACTGCCACCACCCTTCCTCTGGTCCAGCTGTTACGGATTCCTTCGTTCACGACCATGACCAAGTCTCCAACGGATATCGGTCTCGACTCAGCAAACCACTTTCGACGTTGGTTGATAGCCGGGAGATATTCCTTGATCCATCTCGCCCAGTAGTGGTCCAGCAGGAACTGAAGATGATTCCAGTTTGACCTCAATGACGATTGTAAATCTGTGGTTGGTTGAGTTGGTTGCGAAACGCCGGTCGAGCTGAGCATCAAAAAGTGGTTGGGGGTTAAGGCCTCTTCGTCAACAGCTTGAAGCGGAACGTGTGTCAACGGCCTGGAATTGACGATGGCCATCGCCTCCGCTAGAAACGTCTCGAATGTTTCGCCATCTGGGTTCCTGCAAGTAGAAATAGTGGACAAAGCCGTCTTTACCGAACGCACCATGCGTTCCCACACGCCACCCATATGGGGCGCTGCTGGGGGGTTGAAGTGCCACTTCGTTTTGGTGTTCGTAAATGTTGTCGCAAGTTCTTGATCGATCGCTGCAATTTCCGCCTTCAGTTCATTGCTCAGTCCTTGAAAGTTAGTTCCGCAATCGCTGTATATTTCTTGAGGGGAACCCCGTAGGGCGATGAACCGTCGGAAACCCAGCTTGCACGACTCGGCGGACAAAGTGTACACTATTTCCAGGTGAATGGCTCGCACAGTCAGACAAGTAAATAGCATGACCCATCGCTTCACCAAACTACGGCCGTGTCGAATTAGGAAGGGTCCGCAAAGATCGACGCCAGCAAATGTGAAAGGGCGGACGTGAGAGGTTAGTCGAGCCACTGGTAGAGGAGCCATGCGAGGTGCCGATGGGGATGCCTTGTACACTTTGCACCACTGACACTTTCTTGCCGTCTTTTGAACCATGCTACGTAGATTTGAGATGCAGAATTTCTGCCGGACTTCATTGACAACGGTTTCCCCATTTCCGTGGCCGAATCGTTGGTGATATCGTGTCAGTAACAGCTCCGTGACGTGATGTGATTTTGGCAGGATGATCGGGTATTTCGCATCGTAGGGTACCGAAGCAGCTCCAACGCGTCCATCCATTCTCAACAGGCCGAACTCATCGATGAAAGGTGTCAGCTTCCAGATTTGACTGCTTTTCTCCACTTGCAAGTTCGGATCGTCGCGCTCCAGGGTGACGACTTCGTCGGGATATACTTCCAACTGGACCGCTTTCAGGACAACTAATTCAGCTTGTTGAAGTTCTTCTCGGGAAACGATACCGCGGTTCTCCACCACACATTTCGTTCTGCACCTTTTCACGAATCGTAAAACGTACGCCATCGCCTTGAGCAGTTTCCGCCAGTCGGAGAACCTTTCGTACTTGATCATTGGTCCCAACGACACCCGATGATGCAGGAAGCTGGCGCGTTGTTCTTCTTGGGTGTTAGGAGGAGGAAGCGGTGCGCATGGCCAATCCGCCTCTGCTTCATACAGGAATGCTGGGCCGCGGAACCACCTGCCGTTGCTGCTGAGGTTCGGTCCAGTTCCCCATTTTGTCGCGTCATCTGCTACATTCATGCGAGAAGGAACCCATCGCCATTCACTTATCTCGCTGTCGTTGAGAATCTCGCTAACCCGAAACGCGACGAAACGCGAGTATCTTCGTTGGTCTGATTGTATCCAGGAGAGCGCAGTAGACGAGTCAGTGTGAATGGTACGACTGCGAATGTTCAAGGAGTGGTGCTCCTCCACTGCTCTCATCAACCTTGTCCCAAGAACACCAGCTTGTATCTCCAGACGGGGTACTGTGAGGGCTTTCAGGGGTGCCACTTTGGTCTTTGCGGCCACCAGAATACAACGCACCTGGCCACGGTCAACGATCCGAAAATAGACGGTGGCGGCGCAGGCTGTCTCGCTGGCATCGACGAAGGTGTGCATTTCAAGTGTTTTCAAGCTTTTAGCAGAGTAGCCCGAAAAGTAGCACCTGGGGATCTTGACCTTGTCAAGATTACGAACCTCTTTGACCCACCGTTGCCATTTATCGAACAGTTCCGAGGAAATCTTTTCGTCCCAGCCGATTTTTTCTCTCCACATATCTTGTAGCAAGACTTTTCCATGGACAACAACATTTGCCACGAGGCCGTGGGGATCGAAAATGCTCATCACCAGTCGTAGCGCCTCTCGTTTGGTGGGGACGACTTGGCCGCTGATCAGAGGTAGGAGTGCGCCTTGGAACTTGCCCTTAAAGGTGAAAACGTCTTCTCTTGGCACCCAGATCATTCCCAACACTCTTTCGCTGCCGTTTACCTTgtcatcaaaaaagttttttggcaTCTGCGTACCGGGTTCCCCGACCCGTCGAAGAACCGCCTCTGAGTTTGAGAGCCAGTTTCGAAGTTCAAACCCAGCCTTGGCGTGTAGCGCTTTTACTTCTTGTGCGAGTTGAACGGTTTCATTCTCGGTGTGCAGGCTGTCCAGATAATCGTCCATATAGTGGCCGTCGGTGATGGCTTTTGCAGCTTCCGGATATTCCAGACTCCACTCCTCGGCGTTTAGATTTTTGACGTACTGCACTGAGCTTGGTGAGCACGTTGCTCCGAAAGTCGCCACGTCCATTACATACGTATCCATCGGCTTTGCGGGATCGTCACGGAAAAGGAATCTCTGAGCCGATCGATCTTGCGGACGGATCAAAACCTGGTGGAACATCTCTTTAATGTCCGCCGTTACGGCGAACTGGAACTGCCGAAAACGGAACAAGGCAGCAAAAAGAGGAATCAAAAGGTCCGGGCCTTTGAGAAGCATGGAGTTTAATGACACACCGCGTACTTTGGCGGCGGCGTCCCAAACCAAACGAACTTTTCCTGGCTTATTCGGGTTGAGGACCACTCCTAAGGGCAGATACCAGACTCGCCGAGGGTCTGCCGAACTTAGTTCATCCTCCGTTGCTTTGTGGGCATACCCTTTCGTCTGATAGTCGATGATCTGTTGCTTCACGTTCGCGTACAGTTCTGGTTTGGTGCTTAAACGTCGTTCCAAACATTTCAAACGTCGCTCAGCCATAGGGCGACTGTCCGGGAACTCGAAATTATCGAACCGCCACAACAAGCCTGTCTCGAACCTCCCCGACGGCGTACGCTTCGTTGTCTCCAGCATGATGTCTCGAGCGCGTCGGTCTTCTGATGACTCCAAGTTAGGTACAGCAGCCACGCCGACGTTTTCCAAGGAGAAGAAATCGTTAACTGCATCGTGTAAATCCTGGTCGGTTTGTTCCGCACAAATATGCAGAAGGCGGTGCGTTTGTGATTCGTGCCAGCCCTCCACGGAACCATAAATCGTCCACCCCAGCCTAGTCTTGGTGGCCACTGGTTCTTGTGGTTGTCCTTCTCGTCGTTTCAGGGTCGTCAGCAAGTGCGTGTTATCCAAACCGATCAGAACGCGTGGAAGTTCATTCTGGTAGCTTTTTACTGGCAGATTTTGGAGATGTGGGTACTTTTTGGCCATTCCTTTGAAGTCCAGTGATTGACGAGGAAGGTTGAGACTGGACACGGTTTGAGCGCCTTCCAGTTTGAACTTCTTTCCGCTGGCGTTTGAGATGTTCAGGTCAACCCGTTGCGAATCCGCTTCCGATCTCGTTATGTTGCTTGTCCACTGTAGACACAGCGGGTTGGTTTCGCCGGTGATCCCCAGTTGCCTCACCAAGTCTGCTTCAACGAGTGTCAAGCCCGAGCCATCGTCGAGAAACGCTAGAGCTTCAACAGATGTTTCCGGTCCGTGCAGCATAATCGGCAAAACGCGAAACAGCGTAGACCGTCCGCTCCGGTGAACTGCCAATGTTGCTGGGTTTGTTGAAAATTCCCCATTTTTAGCTGGTAACTGTGGATTTCCAGGATGTAGTAGCTTGTGATGGCGTCCTTCGCACCCCTCAAATCCGCAAACCGTTGCTTTGCATGGCCATTTGCCGTGTCCCGATAGGCACCGTCGACAAAGGTTCGTCTCTTGAATTTGCCGCCAGCGTTCGGCCAATTCGAGTCCACTAAACACGCGGCAGTCTTTCAGCCTGTGTCCCACTTTTTTACACATCAGGCAAGTCCTCGGATGGGCGACAGGGTTGTTCCCAGTCTCGGTGCCCTTTTCGGCGGATTGGTCGTAACCTTCATCTCGGCTGTGGGTATTGATGTAGGCTTTATCCTTGGGCTTCAACTTCTCGAACTTCAGACAAGTGCTTCCGTAGGGCACAACCTTGCTCGCTGCTACGACGATGGTGCTCATGTAGTCTCCAAACGTCCGTAAATCTACGGTCTTCAAATGTCGCTGATGGAGCGCCCAATCTAGCGCCACTCCTGCTGGCAACTTGGCTTCTAATTCGCTCAACAAAGTTGGATTGCAAAGATGGGATTCCAATCCGAGTGACATCAATTGAGCACACATGTTTTGAACAGCAAGTCCAAACCCGATCAGACTTTCCAAGCGTTCCGCCTTCGGAGCGGGGGTGGCACGTACTTTGTCCAAAAGGCAGTTCACGATCAGTTCAGGTCGACCATAGAGTGTGTACAATGTGGCCAAGAGTTGTGGTACGAGGGACGGGTGAAGAAGACAGCTGTGAACCATCTCCCTAGCCCGGCCTATCAGACAACGTTCCAGTCGCATCAAATTTTCTGCATCGGAGAATCCACACATCTGGGTCGAATTACAATAGCTGCTGTAGAATACGGGCCAGTCAAGGGGATCACCACTAAACTTAGGGAGTTCTTTCGGTACAACGTGTCGAGCAGCGAGTTGCTGACTGTTTGGTCCGTACACGAAACCTTGGGTCCCACTCGGCGGCACCTGCGTAACCACAGGTGTAGTAATCGATCCTTGGTGGCTGGACACGCTCGTAACATCGGGAATGGTGAAACCGCGGGTCAGCGAATGTACACCTCCCGACAGGGATGGGAATGTTACAGCTGGTGGTGTTGTAAGAAATGGTGAGCATCCGTTCGAAATCGGTGCGGATCCATGCGAGGTGGTCATGAAATCCAAGAGTGGTGCCGAAAAACGCAAAGACGTAGGAGGTGGAATTGATGCAGCCGCTGTGACAGCCGCGAACGGCGCAGGAGCAGGCGGGAGCTGGTGGCTCGACGATGCCGCCGCTGTGACAGCCGTGGATGGCGCAGAAGCAGGCGGGAATTGTTGGCTCGACGATGCAGCCGCTGTGACAGCCGCGAACGGCGCAGGAGCAGGCGGAAGTTGGTGGCTCGACGATGCAGCCGCTGTGACAGCCGTGGACGGCGCAGGAGCAGGCGGGAGTTGTTGGCTTGACGATGCAGCCGCTGTGACAGCCGTGGACGGCGCAGGAGCAGGCGGAAGTTGGTGGCTTGACGATGCAGCCGCTGTGACAGCCGCGGACGGCGCAGGAGCAGGCGGAAGTTGGTGGCTTGACGATGCAGCCGCTGTGACAGCCGCGGATGGCACAGGAGCAGGCGGGAGTTGTTGGCTTGACGATGCCGCCGCTGTGACAGCCGTGAACGGCGCAGGAGCAGGCGGAAGTTGGTGGCTCGACGATGCAGCCGCTGTGACAGCCACAACCGGCGCAAGAGCAGGCGCCTTGGCAGCTGTGTTGACGTCCGTTAGTTTTTCTGTTGCAGAGTTGTTTGGTTTCTGCTGCTGAAAGCAATCAAGAAGTGCTAGGTACTCGTCCAAATGCTGCTGAATTTGTTGTTTCCTGGCCTCCAGGTTTTCTTGGGTAATTGTGGAGGGAGGCGTATCTGCTTCAAGCTTGGGTACCAGGGAAGTACTTGTTGGTGGAAACTCATAGGACGGAATACGGGGAACCGCTGTCACGTTGGTCAGCGCATCTGCAGTAGCCTCCGAAGTTGGTAGCTTAGGCACGGTGCCATTACTCGACGTGGATGTAACTGTATTGATTCCTCCCACGGCGCCCTCTTCTTGAGTCTGCTTCGCCAACCATTGGCCAACTGAGCTAGGAAGACTTCGATTACTTATGCCGGTGCGGCCGCTGCGCACGCTTTTGCCACCGCTGATACTGGCTTCTTCTTCCAAGACAGCGTATTTTTTGTCGAGGAAGTCACTTTCTAGCCGTGCCTTCTCTTGAAGCACC
Coding sequences:
- the LOC120413983 gene encoding uncharacterized protein LOC120413983, giving the protein MSTIVVAASKVVPYGSTCLKFEKLKPKDKAYINTHSRDEGYDQSAEKGTETGNNPVAHPRTCLMLDSNWPNAGGKFKRRTFVDGAYRDTANGHAKQRFADLRGAKDAITSYYILEIHIHRSGRSTLFRVLPIMLHGPETSVEALAFLDDGSGLTLVEADLVRQLGITGETNPLCLQWTSNITRSEADSQRVDLNISNASGKKFKLEGAQTVSSLNLPRQSLDFKGMAKKYPHLQNLPVKSYQNELPRVLIELYANVKQQIIDYQTKGYAHKATEDELSSADPRRVWYLPLGVVLNPNKPGKVRLVWDAAAKFQFAVTADIKEMFHQVLIRPQDRSAQRFLFRDDPAKPMDTYVMDVATFGATCSPSSVQYVKNLNAEEWSLEYPEAAKAITDGHYMDDYLDSLHTENETVQLAQEVKALHAKAGFELRNWLSNSEAVLRRVGEPGTQMPKNFFDDKVNGSERVLGMIWVPREDVFTFKGKFQGALLPLISGQVVPTKREALRLVMSIFDPHGLVANVVVHGKVLLQDMWREKIGWDEKISSELFDKWQRWVKEVRNLDKVKIPRCYFSGYSAKSLKTLEMHTFVDASETACAATVYFRIVDRGQVRCILVAAKTKVAPLKALTVPRLEIQAGVLGTRLMRAVEEHHSLNIRSRTIHTDSSTALSWIQSDQRRYSRFVAFRVSEILNDSEISEWRWVPSRMNVADDATKWGTGPNLSSNGRWFRGPAFLYEAEADWPCAPLPPPNTQEEQRASFLHHRVSLGPMIKYERFSDWRKLLKAMAYVLRFVKRCRTKCVVENRGIVSREELQQAELVVLKAVQLEVYPDEVVTLERDDPNLQVEKSSQIWKLTPFIDEFGLLRMDGRVGAASVPYDAKYPIILPKSHHVTELLLTRYHQRFGHGNGETVVNEVRQKFCISNLRSMVQKTARKCQWCKVYKASPSAPRMAPLPVARLTSHVRPFTFAGVDLCGPFLIRHGRSLVKRWVMLFTCLTVRAIHLEIVYTLSAESCKLGFRRFIALRGSPQEIYSDCGTNFQGLSNELKAEIAAIDQELATTFTNTKTKWHFNPPAAPHMGGVWERMVRSVKTALSTISTCRNPDGETFETFLAEAMAIVNSRPLTHVPLQAVDEEALTPNHFLMLSSTGVSQPTQPTTDLQSSLRSNWNHLQFLLDHYWARWIKEYLPAINQRRKWFAESRPISVGDLVMVVNEGIRNSWTRGRVVAVLPGKDGRIRSARVQTSAGVLTRPVVRLALLEVRNGGTAGPGDQQYGSGIVAEADDHTSKPPGELDLSLISPPGQNVSALMTQPKKGETVKN